Below is a window of Pocillopora verrucosa isolate sample1 chromosome 6, ASM3666991v2, whole genome shotgun sequence DNA.
GGAATATGAAATCGAGGCTTATGTAATTGAACTCTAAACGGATTTTACACTGAGCTTCTAACCTATCATCGCGTTTTCAAACCGCTTGAATTAGCTTCCCATTGCATTTTCGTTTGCCACGAGAAATGCTACGACAGTAAAAATAGAATCTTAACTCCCACGAAAATCCATATTGGGAATAGTTCCTTCCGGGTTCCCACGGGTATCAATGTGGGATTCCCCACCgcccctcttccccccccccccccgtcctCTTTGAATCGGACTTGAATCCCTTTTAATCTCGCTCTAGGTTACGCTGGGAAAAgactttgtttctctttttctatcACTTGTCTTTCCAGGGccgtattaaaaaaaaaaaagaaaaaagaaaactagtAGCCCGCGGTGACACGTCACAAACCAGCGGAAAACGTGGTGATTCTGCGTAGTTCGCAAAGAATTTCAACATGGCAGACGGAGCAGTGCATGAAGATTTCTTGAAGTTCACACTGGTCCATGGTAATGAAAACAAACACCTAATGCAGTTATTCCAGTGGAAAATTCGGTAATGAATAAGCTCTAAGcgttattggttttttttcaggGTCAAATAAATACCCGGTTGAATTACAGACGGATAGCAGCAATGACGGACCCACAGTTGAAGATTTAGCAAACCTTGCAGCTCGACTCACTGATGTACCTAGAGGATCACAGAGGCTCATTTTTAAAGGTGAGTGGCGTTGAAGAGAAGCTGCATTGCGCCCTGTCACTATACGGTGGATTATTCTTGCTTATGATCCATCccaacaaatatttttgctcaCGCACGATTGGTCTAAACACATTACGTGACCGAATATTCCCTCAACTAAGACTGGAAGACTGGAGGATACCCGAGGATATCACTAAAGTAATgttcttcaattttcaaatcttATGTTCACTATATGCTTATTTTCGTGCCAAATAGAGGAAACTGTGATAAAATTTCCccacagccccatactattgtaaaacaaatctgttttcccaatggctatgtattgtttttgtcattgttttctctatccaagaactgaatgcataatgtagtatggggctgagcggaaattttaccgaaacTGTTTATGTATTAATAGGCTCATGAGTaacttatgccccattcacaccaaagcttaaacatgtttaaaagttgttttgttaaacacagtttaattttttttttcttcatagaaactatttagccgaatatttttgacttgaatgtagcacattggaaatgcaagttagcaagtacttgaatccaatggaaaatcaagtttttcagttctctgtttataattttcattcaatgaaaaccagtttaacaaaacatgttttgctggtgtgaatggggtattagttGTTTGACTTACAAAATTCCAAAGTGAGTGTTGAATAACATAGTGTGAATCAGGTAGTTGAAAGCTATACGGCCCTGCACAATGAGAGCTGAAAGTAATGGACTACTTAGCTCATTTCTTAACTCTTTGACCCTtttgagtgactagcatctaatttctcctcacaacatcacccctgaatcaaacatccaggtcacaggaataaaacaaataatcacCAACATAAGGAACTCtggatttttaaacaaattctccttgtcagcaccttcggaaatgtatagagaacagtatagagaataatTATGCTTACTGATATTATGGTGTCAAGGGTTAAAACTTTATACTATGAAAATGTTTGAGTtacgtttctttgttttagggCAGTCATTGACAGATCTCAGTCAATCACTAAAATCTCTGAAAGTGAAGAATGGAAGTAAAGTTATGTTAATCGGCAAAAAGGTCAGTCTAGTTTGGATACTGAAGTAATTTTCATTTGGgtgtcaaaaaaattaataatctcTGATTGCTTTGATATTGCTGCATTTCGTTGCGAGTTTTTTGTTACTGTACTGCTTATATGTAAGCTGACAGTTCCAACTCCAAACTAGATCATCAATCCTTAAAACTTTTGAGAATTTAAGAATAGAGAATTGAGACCAGAGGATCTAGGCCTGGGATGCTTGAGGAGTGTTGATTTCAAGGATCTTGCTCTTCAGCTTCAAGGAAGCAATTTTGTTCTTGCACATGGAGCAATTTTCCTGTGTTGCAGATAGTTTGCATGTTTTACTCTGAATCCTTACTACCTTCTTAAGATATTATCCTGAACTCTGATTTGCCATTTCAAATACTTAGGGTTTGGTTTTACAACTGACACCCAATTTAAATGCACTCTACTAGCAGGGTTCATATGCATCCTATAGACCTGGAAAATtgtggaattttattttgtcactttccaggactggaaagtcctggaaaaagacTATAGTaatggaaagtcctggaaatttGCTCAAATCAAACTATAAAATTTTAAggatttacaaaaaaaatttttcagatgGCAAGGAGAATTGATTTACGAAtgttgggaatgaaagggtatATGGTGAAATTGAAGTCCCGGAAGAATCAATCTGAGTCCTAGAAAtgtccttgaaatttgtttctggaAAAGGGTTGGAACCCTGTATTAGTAGGACACTCTAGGAGAAGTTGATTGCCTTCAGCATGCACTGAAaatgattaatattttttttcctctgtgaAGTTTAATCCTTTAGAAGAAGAGAATATGAAAGCTGTATTAGCTGCTGAGAAGAAGACTgatgaaatagagaaaagacTTACTGAGAATGTGGAAGAACTCCAAGGAGTAGAAAAGGTTATATAATtggtttacttttttaaaagatgacttCAATGTGGAATTTGAATAATAATTGGTTAGTTTGCTAGCCAACAAGATTGTCCTTCACATAAGTTGATTGGTCCATACCACTagtaatcaaaactataacaaaattctcaaaagcgattggttatcaccagctcgatttgagcactaataggtCAGTGTATGCATCATGCTTTTAATTAGATAGTGTAATGTGACAGTTAAAATGACAGTGAACATGTCATACCTGTGTAAGTTGACAGAACACATCATGTGTGCAGAATGTTGTCTCACATTTCGCCaagttaattgttgttttgttttttttttttatgaaaatgtacaaCTGATGTCTaatttctctctcaaattttgtcatagttttgattaagtggtaacaggactttgtgtcatccaacTCTATCTGTAATTGTACATGCAATTAATACATCAGACTCCTGCTTCATggttgtctgattttgttaatcactcgtatggttACAGACCTAAATGGTCTCaaactcagtcctattaccatcatTGATAGCATCTGGTTTCCACAACAAAGAGTGATCATGGGTGTTGCTACTCCCCTAAGCAACAAATTCTCTGTAATAAAGgtggaagaaggaaaaataattacCAGCCAGAGAATATATACAGCTAtatttaccaaattctccaagctgaaattatgaaaatatttatggCAAACAATGTGGAGAATTTATCAGTAGATCTAAGGAAAAATACAAGCGACACCATTTGGAAATTTTACCAGAGCTTTAGTCTCTAGAGTCTAAAGCATGTTAAGCTTCCATATCTTCAGGTCCACCGGATTACTCAGGGAATATTTGAATCAAAGTAATAAATAGATGTATTATCGTTCAAATATCTTACACATCATGCTTTTTTCTCAACAGGGATTTCTTCAAACTGAACTAGTCAACCAGACCCTGGATAAGCTAACAAGGAAAATACAGGGAATAACTGAGGACTTCATGAAAACTCTTGAGAGTTTGGACTCCTTGGTTAGTAGCCAACAATATAAATCCCAAGCAACTCTATCATTTTAACCCTCAGAAGTGAAGAGCATGGTTGTTGTGGCAATCGGTAACTAACGatgtaaaatcaaaacttttaatCCAAAATCCTTCATGAAAGCATATAGAAAACTTGTACTAAATTATTAGTGTTTAAATATGTGCATGTAAAAATCACaagcttctgattggctgaaaacaagtgtattctcatgtaacatgagtgcaaagttgtaacacaggtgcaaattacaaatagcacacataggctttcaaaattccatttttcTAGACCTTCAGTGATGTTTTTCCATGTACATTATTGGCAAGAAATaccatgatttctcttgcaattttgtgtAATAAGCACTgtcttataaatttttcaaagagtaCAAATTGTACTTGCCCTTCAGActagtgcaatttttttgtctttgaaaaatttactggtgcttattaacaccaattGCACCcaaaatcattttattaccTAAACTAATGCAACATTATAttcaaaatcaagaaaaaatgacCAATATATGGAACATTCAACTCTGTGGCCTGGTAACACCATTCCACTTGATGCCATCACCAGTCGTGTACCAAAACTTAGTTGTCCCTTTGGTGGAACCCAGGTGACAGTGGTACAATACAGCCAGTTTTACTAACTAAAGGTCACTTTCAAAAAACTGACATAGCCCATTTCAGGAAAGgaataataaatttcacttAACTTATGTCTCATACTTGATTGCTCTGGCCCTGTGCATGGTTTACCTCTACCATTGACTAGAGTgattagtatctaatttcttcttaaacATCACCCTGTATGACACATTGAGGCCATGAGAATGATAGAAATGATCACcctgactaaagaagctcttgatttagTTGGTggtactttttttaattctctcaaccttactgtttgattcaggggtgatattgtaaggagaagtgaAATGTTAATCACCCTCAGagcttaaagggttaattttgttttttactctACCCATGTGACACCAGAGGCACTGTGAAGGGAAGACTATTCAGGGATTAAAGTATTGTTCACTGAtaaacttttttcatgtaatattGGGTAGAATGATAGAGCAGTTATGCCATGGACAGAAAtgacaaatcatttttaacctCTTGAAATGATGAATTGGGATAAATTATCCTCCCATTTGAAGTGTTCCACTATAAATGAACTCATCTGTGTGTAGCTTTTGAAGCTTTCTGAGATTTGAATTTTACTTTTGCTGTTTAAATCAGCTCATAGATTCCAGCCTGCAACAAGCCAAGGCAAAAAAGAAATCTCTTGTTCAACGAATTCAGGTAAGTCTGAAAACAACTTCAGTATAACATAACATCTGATGGCaattttttccacttttgaGGTCACAAATTTGAGTTATTGCTTGCAATGCAATATGTAATATTGTATAATGCAATTTATCATACACTGAATTTACAATgaacaatttgattggttaggATCATTGATTTAATATTCAGTAGTATGTGAAGCAGACAGGTATTGCATTTATTATGGCAAGTTCAAACTCTGCCCAGTTGCCAATTAAGGGTGGATTCCTTTACCTTTATAATGTTCTCTTTCAGGTCTTATTGGACAAGAGTGATGGAATATCAATCAGGATAGAATCTCTTAAGAAGAATTCTTAGACAGAAAATAGGAGAAATAATTTTAGTTTGTGTCATTCTCATGGTCAGTGAAAATGAGAGAAGGAGACTGTGCCAAGAACAGCATGAGCTGTGGCAGTTTCCCTGACAACCCCAACAGCTGTTTGTAGCTTACCAGCTTTCTCACTCACCTTCACTACCAAAGGGCCTGTTACAGAAATTATTTAATAAGATAGTAAATATTTCTAAGATTGTCTGTATTTAtaccattattatcatcaagAGAAATGCATTTCTATCATCTGTTTTTATAAGtagataaagggggtaagtttctaaagaaactgtggtgctatatctgtggaagagtataacagggtaatttagtattataaagagtttcaaagctgatgtttccagcattagccctttgtctgAGTGATTGGCATAGGGCTATGCTTTAACGAAGGGCTaccactcaaaatgtcagcttttaaactctatGTTGGCCTGTTTGTATAAGCAATCCACTTTGTTTGTAAATATgcttaggaaaagaaaactgtaCAGGAACAAATATAGGGGGCTTCAAAATCCTCTTGTCTCTGCTTATTATGAGTAATCAGTGTTCACTGGTTTAAAGGTTGGGCATTTATTCAATCTTTTTACCCCGCAAATATTGATCCACAGTAGGAGGGTATGTGGAAACCCCCTCTTTTATCTCTCTTGTGTGACAACTAACAAAACAAGTTTCCCTTAAGATTCCACAGCCTCAAGTGTAGACAAATTCCACAAATGATCACATATTACTCTTGCACCTCACAAGAGagatgagcatttttttttttttttgcagtgacTTGCATCAGTCTTAAttcctcctttttttattttggcatcTTACATCAGTGTTTTCTTCTTCCTATGTTTCcactctctttttctttccatttggTTCCCTTTTGCATTTTTCCAGACTTTCTTTAATAAAGTACTTCACATGAAATTCCATCTCTCATTGTATGGGAATCCCATCAAAACTGCCGAAAGGACCCCTTATGGGACCTTACCGGGATCTTGGCAGGATTCCCATCAACGGAGAATTGAATATCATATGAGGTATATTAATTATATTGTTACCATGCCAGGATCCAGTACCTGATCACTAATGCAGCTGTTAGTCTTCCCCTTATGTAACAATCTCTTGTAGATTCTGGCTGACAACAGTTTGCACAAATTTACCTtctgcaccctaacatcagtatgtgttttctccataatgttctctatacattttctaaggtgctgagaaggagaatttgtttaataatcaaaaacttcttaagttggtgatcatttcctccattcttgcagccttaatgtttgattaagtGTTAAAGAAATCAACTTCCGGTGATTGTTGCTTTTTCCTTTCTAAGCAATTGACAAATCTCAAGGAAAAGATGTGACGAAACCTACTTTTACCCTATAGTTGTTCATCAAAACAAGTTCGTCATGCTATCTGTTAATCTTGCATGGGTTTGGAAAGTTGTAAACTGTATGATAGATTGACAAACTGGGTAATTTTAGACAAAACTAGGAAAACATCTAAGATCGAATTTGTAATTAcgtagtctttttttttttcaatacgCTGAGTAAGTGAAGTGATCCTAAACACTGCACATAACAGGAAATCGTAGATGTAAGGGAAGCTGTGCATAAGCAGTGTGGGTAGCCTGTGCAAAGAAAACCTTGTTACCGTGCACCCCtggaaacgaaaacaaaaacatggcgGACGTGTCAACAGTGTCTTTTTCAGGAAGTTCTGCAGAAACTATCGAGAAGGCAAAGGCTTTCTGGAAGTGTATAGACCCTCCTCCGGAACAGAAGTCTACATTAGCCGTCAGTGGAATAAACCACCGCCTAAAAACAGCCCCTCAAGTTGGAGACGGTTCGTTAAAACACTGTTTTAAAACATCAGTCTGGAATTAAACAGCTTACCTCTCGGAAAAGATCTTGTATTACGCTCAACTACAAATTGGCGGCCCTGCCGCTTTCTAGAAGCATGGGAAATAAACGCTTGCAATCGAGACGATGGCATTCATCTGCCAAGCGAGTATTTGACTAAAGTGCTGAAGGATAAGGCCTAATTAATTAAACAACTGTTAATAGTGTAttttgatcgtccgggtgagtgtagtcctgagtctgagaaggactgttgtcggtaatggtgactgacgtttcgacaacctgagcgaaAGTCATagtcagagtcaagtgaaaggttgctGTCAGTCGAATGATCGTCATCCGAAACTGTATAACTACACttacccggacgatcaaactacactattacatgttacccgcgagttcaaaccatttactgtaaacAACTGTTGGTACTATACAAATATCCTGCATTTCTGATCTTTTCTCATCTTTTTAGAACGGTCTCACCTGTGCAACGATTTTTTACAGTTGTTAGTTTGTATTGTATTCGTGCTTTTCTCAATCAACTACTGAAAATGTATCGTTACGGCAGCTTTTTACGCACATTCACTGGGTTACTTTGAATGCTTTTTGGGATACTTCTGTTAGTTTTTCGTTGATGTTTTGTTCTATTACACTTTattcacttaaccctttaactcctaagatctagTTTTTAATTCTCTCCTGTTCCCaataaattagtaatgagaatttggtgttggatcaagatatcttctacctaataagtttgagtattctcataacctgtttgctggatgatgtatggaaATTATAGGGGGAAGTTACATGCTGATCACTTCTTGTAAGTGGTTTCAACTTCAACCTAATGTTTGGGTTATGGAAATTTGAATTGATCCCTTTGCAGGCAAGAGATTAATTGGTACCCATCAGACACTCACAACTTCacttgaaatggaaaatgatcCAAGTAAGTGAATTTCAGCTTAACTCATAACTTCTTTTGTCAGTTGAGGATCTAAATTCtcagacaaattttaaaaaaaaccttctctTGAACTTTCTAAGTTGAATAAGCTAATCATCATGTCTTTAGGACTCGCAACATATTTGGAGGATGCccagaaaaggaaagaacaggAACAAGCCGACTATGTGCAAAAAATAGTGAGATGATTTTTGCAATTGTGGTGGTATTTTACAGCTTAGATAgataattttgttgaaaagtaCTATAACTTTTACAATTTACCTTGAACTGTTGGGTGTGTTAGATCTATGTGGCCTGCTACTTGTTGTGTTgtttcctgtgtttttttggAAAGTTGAAATCTTGATGATTTATCTTCATTGTTTTGGGCCCTGGCTGCTTGGTTTACAGCTGTTTTGTATTGGTGATGACATGATTCcaagtgcaatttggtattaataagcacaagtaaaattttcaaagacaacaaaattgcacaacccTTAGAGCGAGTGCAATTTGcagtctttgaaatatttacaagaCTTAAGTGCATACTACACCaaaatgtaaggaaaattacATTACTACTTATTAATGATAtaatttgcactcatgttacaactttgtacttgTGTTACATCAGAATGCACTAGTtttaagccaatcagaagcacataattttttcatgtacattattatctca
It encodes the following:
- the LOC131770671 gene encoding BAG family molecular chaperone regulator 1, with the protein product MADGAVHEDFLKFTLVHGSNKYPVELQTDSSNDGPTVEDLANLAARLTDVPRGSQRLIFKGQSLTDLSQSLKSLKVKNGSKVMLIGKKFNPLEEENMKAVLAAEKKTDEIEKRLTENVEELQGVEKGFLQTELVNQTLDKLTRKIQGITEDFMKTLESLDSLLIDSSLQQAKAKKKSLVQRIQVLLDKSDGISIRIESLKKNS
- the LOC131770674 gene encoding cilia- and flagella-associated protein HOATZ-like isoform X1 — translated: MADVSTVSFSGSSAETIEKAKAFWKCIDPPPEQKSTLAVSGINHRLKTAPQVGDGKRLIGTHQTLTTSLEMENDPRLATYLEDAQKRKEQEQADYVQKITSFREEAQQMLAKRKVERLKKEAISHRQPKEHVFNISESSEEDDEAVEAMAEIDKFEDSLKQKEIIKPE
- the LOC131770674 gene encoding cilia- and flagella-associated protein HOATZ-like isoform X2, with translation MADVSTVSFSGSSAETIEKAKAFWKCIDPPPEQKSTLAVSGINHRLKTAPQVGDGKRLIGTHQTLTTSLEMENDPRLATYLEDAQKRKEQEQADYVQKITSFREEAQQMLAKRKVERLKSA